In Isosphaera pallida ATCC 43644, the sequence ATTTTAATTTGTCGAACCGAGCAACCGCTAGCCAATTCAGATCGTGACAAGATCGCGCTATTCTGCAACGTTGAGCGGCGGGCGGTGATCGAGGAGCGGGATAAGGAACTGAGCATTTATGAGGTGCCGCTGAGCCTGGTTAAAAACGGGCTGGACGACCTCATCGTGGAGAAGCTGCGGCTCAAGGCTGCTCCCTTGGCGATCGACGACTGGCGCGAGTTGGTCGAGACGATCCGTCATCCCAGCCATCAGGTGACGGTGGCGGTCGTGGGCAAGTATATGCGTCACAAAGATGCCTACAAATCGGTTTATGAAGCACTTGACCACGGCGGCATCGCCCACAAAACACGGGTGGTGGTACGGCGGATCGAGGCCGAGGAGATCGACGCACACACGGTTGATCAGCTGTTGGCTGGCGTGGATGGCCTGCTGGTGCCTGGCGGGTTTGGCATGAGGGGCATCGAGGGTAAGATCGAGGCGATCCACTATGCCCGAACGCGGGGCATTCCCTACTTTGGCATCTGTCTGGGAATGCAGTGTGCTGTCGTCGAGTTCGCTCGTTCCGTCCTGGGGTTCGAAGACGCCAACTCGACCGAGTTCGCCACCGACACCCGCCACCCCGTCATCTCGCTCATGGCCGACCAAGCCACGGTGCGGGAACGCGGCGGCACGATGCGTTTGGGAGCCTTCCCTTGTCGTTTGACCGAATCTGGCCGGGCGCGGCAGGCCTACGGGGCGGAGGTCGTTTCGGAGCGGCATCGCCACCGCTACGAATTCAACAATGATTACCGCGACACCTTCGCCCGCGCCGGCATGGTCGCCACCGGCACCAGCCCTGACGGACGCCTGGTCGAAATCATCGAGGTGGTCAATCACCCGTGGTTTGTCGCGGTTCAATTCCACCCCGAGTTTCAATCCAAGCCAACACGGGCTCATCCGCTGTTTGCCGCATTCATTCGCGCAAGCCTGGATTTCAAGGAAAACCGACGCTCAAGCGAACTCGCCGCCGCCCGTTCCGCTTGAGTTGTCGTTTCCGTCAGAGAGATCAGATTCCTTCTCACGTTGACATCAATTTGCCGATCTTGCGCCGAGGAGGGAATGCTTCAGGGTCGGGCGGGGGGGAGTTGGGGTGTGGTCGGCGGCGCGAACTTCTCCGGAGCGGCTTGAGGCGCGCTGAACGGAGCGTCGTCCCCCCA encodes:
- a CDS encoding CTP synthase; the encoded protein is MAKHIFVTGGVVSSLGKGLTSASIGMMLEHRGLRVKLQKFDPYLNVDPGTMSPYQHGEVYVLDDGSETDLDLGHYERFTHAPLTADCNHTTGKIYLSVIRKEREGKHYEGKTVQVIPHVTDEIKAAITKLANDGTDVVITEIGGTVGDIESLPFLEAIRQYALDVGRENCLYIHLTLVPYLKAAGEMKTKPTQHSVGHLRQIGIQPDILICRTEQPLANSDRDKIALFCNVERRAVIEERDKELSIYEVPLSLVKNGLDDLIVEKLRLKAAPLAIDDWRELVETIRHPSHQVTVAVVGKYMRHKDAYKSVYEALDHGGIAHKTRVVVRRIEAEEIDAHTVDQLLAGVDGLLVPGGFGMRGIEGKIEAIHYARTRGIPYFGICLGMQCAVVEFARSVLGFEDANSTEFATDTRHPVISLMADQATVRERGGTMRLGAFPCRLTESGRARQAYGAEVVSERHRHRYEFNNDYRDTFARAGMVATGTSPDGRLVEIIEVVNHPWFVAVQFHPEFQSKPTRAHPLFAAFIRASLDFKENRRSSELAAARSA